Proteins from a genomic interval of Negativicutes bacterium:
- the miaB gene encoding tRNA (N6-isopentenyl adenosine(37)-C2)-methylthiotransferase MiaB gives MTHEEAIQQLQDWSLQFTGRQQRPPAVYFLTFGCQMNFNDAELIAGVMHQVGFSKTELVEQADLIVINTCGVRESAENRVFGQLGRLKVLKENNPELLIAIGGCMVQQPQVAEKIQKSYRQVDLVFGTHMIDQFAELLCQTMQQRRLVCDIRADNLLPAEGLPRLRSQNLICSVSITYGCNNFCSYCIVPYVRGRERSREPQHILAEIEQLAAAGCKEVTLLGQNVNSYGKGLQPAVDFADLLARVDQIAGLERIRFMTSHPRDVSLKLLQTIAAARHVCHQLHLPMQSGSSRILQAMNRGYGKEHYLDLVRQIRETIPDVVFSTDIIVGFPGETDKDFADTLDVVRQVRFDSAYTFIYSRRSGTPAAEMTEQVPYAEKQKRIVCLMNLQADISKEINQQQLGKIVTVLVEGPSKQDANMFTGRTAGNKLVHFAAKPEQIGQLLPVKIEAASSFHLSGSLTGKAAELKR, from the coding sequence ATGACACACGAAGAAGCAATACAGCAGCTGCAGGATTGGAGCCTGCAGTTTACCGGCAGGCAGCAACGGCCGCCGGCGGTTTATTTTTTAACCTTTGGCTGTCAGATGAATTTTAATGATGCCGAATTGATTGCGGGGGTGATGCATCAAGTCGGTTTCTCTAAAACGGAGCTCGTGGAGCAAGCGGATCTGATTGTAATCAATACCTGCGGTGTGCGCGAGAGCGCCGAGAATCGGGTGTTTGGTCAATTGGGTCGTTTAAAGGTTTTGAAAGAGAACAATCCGGAACTCCTGATCGCCATCGGTGGCTGCATGGTTCAGCAGCCGCAAGTGGCCGAAAAGATTCAAAAAAGTTATCGGCAGGTGGATTTGGTTTTCGGCACGCATATGATTGATCAATTTGCCGAATTGCTCTGTCAGACCATGCAGCAGCGCCGGCTGGTCTGCGATATCAGAGCAGACAATTTGCTGCCTGCCGAAGGTTTGCCGCGCCTGCGCAGCCAGAATCTGATTTGCTCGGTCAGCATTACCTATGGCTGCAACAATTTTTGCAGTTATTGCATCGTACCATATGTCAGAGGCAGAGAGCGCAGCCGCGAGCCGCAGCATATCCTGGCGGAAATTGAGCAGCTGGCCGCCGCTGGCTGCAAAGAAGTGACGCTGCTGGGGCAGAATGTCAATTCTTATGGCAAGGGTTTACAGCCGGCGGTTGATTTTGCCGATCTCTTGGCGCGGGTCGATCAGATTGCAGGTCTGGAGCGGATTCGTTTTATGACATCGCATCCCCGTGATGTCAGCCTGAAACTCCTGCAAACCATTGCCGCCGCCCGGCATGTCTGCCATCAGCTGCATTTGCCGATGCAGTCCGGCAGCAGCCGCATTTTGCAGGCTATGAACCGCGGTTACGGCAAAGAACATTATTTGGATTTGGTACGGCAGATCAGAGAGACCATTCCGGATGTTGTTTTTTCTACCGATATCATTGTCGGTTTTCCCGGCGAGACGGACAAGGATTTTGCAGATACGCTGGATGTTGTGCGGCAAGTGCGCTTTGACAGCGCGTATACCTTTATTTATTCCCGGCGCAGCGGAACACCGGCCGCTGAGATGACGGAGCAAGTCCCGTATGCTGAAAAACAAAAACGCATTGTATGTCTGATGAATTTGCAGGCGGATATTTCCAAAGAGATCAATCAGCAGCAGTTGGGTAAAATTGTGACTGTCTTGGTGGAAGGTCCCAGCAAGCAGGATGCCAACATGTTTACCGGCAGAACAGCCGGCAATAAATTAGTGCATTTTGCGGCAAAGCCGGAGCAGATCGGTCAATTGCTGCCGGTGAAAATCGAGGCGGCCAGCAGCTTTCATTTAAGCGGCAGTCTGACAGGAAAAGCGGCAGAATTAAAGCGGTAA